A window of the Aquimarina spinulae genome harbors these coding sequences:
- a CDS encoding AraC family transcriptional regulator, translated as MNLTRHIRGLFQPIQPTIQQTKENVNYIEFLPTTKLQPYIYCYWQLKTTEKLNGAFSYKVVSDGCIDILFEINNPKDNFVAGFCKKYTEYVLQPEFNYIGVRFLPTIFPQIFKVNASELSNKFQNLEDFVPQTSKFIASHFHPKLNIEEIKLKFDIYFTNILNHTVFDYDNRLYNAIDTILKNYGVLNIEKDVDVGISNRQLRRLFQFYIGDSPKTFSKVVQFQNILKAKPSNQSLKQNKLFYDIGYYDQSHFIKDFKNFYGVTPNKAFKRTQ; from the coding sequence ATGAATTTAACAAGACATATTCGAGGACTGTTTCAACCCATTCAACCCACCATACAACAAACTAAAGAAAATGTAAATTATATTGAGTTTTTACCAACAACCAAATTACAACCTTACATCTATTGCTACTGGCAATTAAAAACAACCGAAAAACTAAATGGCGCTTTTAGCTATAAAGTAGTTTCTGATGGTTGTATTGATATTCTATTTGAAATAAATAATCCTAAAGATAATTTTGTTGCTGGTTTTTGTAAAAAATACACAGAATACGTATTACAACCAGAATTCAACTACATTGGTGTTAGATTTTTACCCACTATATTTCCTCAGATCTTTAAGGTTAATGCAAGCGAACTAAGTAACAAGTTTCAAAATTTAGAAGATTTTGTACCGCAAACATCAAAATTTATAGCCAGTCATTTTCATCCTAAACTGAATATTGAAGAGATTAAATTAAAATTTGACATTTATTTTACCAATATTCTAAATCATACTGTCTTTGATTATGACAACAGACTTTACAATGCTATAGATACAATTCTAAAAAATTACGGAGTATTAAATATAGAAAAAGATGTAGATGTAGGAATTAGTAATAGGCAATTACGAAGGCTTTTTCAATTCTATATTGGCGACTCTCCTAAAACATTCAGTAAAGTTGTTCAGTTTCAAAATATATTAAAGGCAAAACCATCTAATCAAAGCCTCAAACAAAATAAACTTTTTTATGATATTGGTTATTATGATCAATCTCATTTCATAAAAGATTTTAAAAACTTTTATGGTGTCACTCCGAATAAAGCTTTTAAGAGAACTCAGTAA
- a CDS encoding type 1 glutamine amidotransferase domain-containing protein, with the protein MKKYCTLFLLIFLIISCNKGVEKNKILFITTSVNKMGGKPNGTYLIELAIPFNEFSKKQYQIDIMSPNGGEIPMYHSGDTTEIVKSIIKSDVFYHKTKNSLKPKDINPEEYLAVFIPGGYGQFWDTHKSGDVQKIIAKIYESNGVIGTVGHGTATLIDVKLKSGAYLVSNKTMTSFPSWNEKNIMKQSNFGALLPYDMEVELQKRGADLKIYNHEKKVNYEVVDSENRLITASFSTSGKFVAEEVLKLLNTSE; encoded by the coding sequence ATGAAAAAATATTGTACATTATTTCTACTAATCTTTTTAATTATTTCTTGTAATAAGGGAGTAGAAAAAAACAAGATATTGTTTATAACCACTAGCGTTAACAAGATGGGAGGCAAACCAAACGGAACTTATTTAATTGAATTAGCAATTCCGTTTAATGAATTTTCTAAAAAGCAGTATCAGATTGATATTATGTCACCTAATGGAGGTGAAATCCCAATGTATCATAGTGGAGATACTACAGAAATTGTAAAATCAATCATAAAATCAGATGTATTTTACCATAAGACCAAAAACAGTCTTAAGCCCAAAGACATTAATCCAGAAGAATATTTGGCTGTTTTTATTCCCGGAGGATATGGACAGTTTTGGGATACTCATAAAAGTGGAGATGTTCAGAAAATTATAGCCAAAATCTATGAATCCAATGGAGTAATCGGGACAGTGGGTCACGGAACAGCAACGCTCATTGATGTAAAATTGAAATCTGGAGCATATTTGGTAAGTAATAAAACCATGACAAGTTTTCCTTCCTGGAATGAGAAAAACATTATGAAACAATCCAATTTTGGTGCTTTATTACCTTACGATATGGAAGTAGAATTGCAAAAAAGAGGAGCTGATCTAAAAATATACAATCACGAAAAAAAAGTGAATTACGAAGTTGTTGATTCGGAAAACAGATTGATAACCGCATCATTTTCTACAAGTGGAAAATTTGTTGCAGAAGAAGTTTTAAAATTACTTAATACAAGCGAATGA
- a CDS encoding winged helix-turn-helix transcriptional regulator yields MFICNFKKYYTWEPTLEKHLLKIDCPIERTLHVISGKWKLALLCELNRGNSRLKDLEKYNPEASKRALTKQLGELVEDGIIQKKDYEVYPKKVEYSLTEKGKELISVLKVLDDSGKQL; encoded by the coding sequence GTGTTTATTTGTAATTTTAAGAAATATTATACATGGGAACCTACACTAGAAAAACACCTTTTAAAAATTGATTGCCCAATAGAGAGGACATTACATGTTATTTCCGGAAAGTGGAAACTTGCACTATTATGTGAACTCAATAGAGGAAATAGTAGACTTAAAGATTTAGAAAAATACAATCCAGAAGCTTCTAAAAGAGCGTTAACAAAACAATTGGGTGAATTGGTAGAGGATGGGATCATTCAAAAAAAAGATTATGAAGTGTATCCCAAAAAAGTAGAGTATTCTTTAACAGAAAAAGGGAAAGAGCTTATTTCTGTGCTAAAAGTCTTAGATGATTCTGGTAAACAACTGTAA
- a CDS encoding TetR/AcrR family transcriptional regulator, which translates to MNATKQKILIKSLDLFNDSGISNVSLRTIADKAGISVGNLQYHFKKREDIIETLYFQLVEKIDSILFIKTDDLLQSFLNISIEIFTILYEYHFFLLDFITITRRNQKIKRHYSELSKRREIEFINIVDVLIKNGVFREELLKNEYHSLFKRIEVISNFWFSSILIQADVLSKESIEQYSLLISQSIYPYLTDEAKKQYSTIFPSQLV; encoded by the coding sequence ATGAATGCAACAAAACAAAAGATTTTAATAAAATCCCTGGACCTCTTTAATGATTCTGGTATTTCAAATGTATCCTTAAGAACTATTGCTGATAAGGCAGGGATTAGTGTTGGTAACCTGCAATATCATTTTAAAAAAAGAGAAGATATAATTGAAACGCTCTATTTTCAGTTAGTTGAAAAAATCGATAGTATTCTTTTTATAAAAACTGATGATTTATTGCAATCATTTTTAAATATCTCGATAGAAATTTTTACCATACTTTACGAGTATCATTTCTTTTTATTGGATTTTATAACTATCACAAGGAGAAATCAGAAGATAAAAAGGCATTATTCTGAGCTTTCAAAACGAAGAGAAATAGAATTTATAAACATTGTGGATGTTCTTATTAAAAATGGGGTATTTCGTGAAGAATTGTTAAAAAATGAATATCACAGTTTATTCAAAAGGATAGAAGTTATTAGTAATTTTTGGTTTTCTTCTATTTTGATTCAAGCCGATGTTTTGTCAAAGGAATCTATTGAGCAATATTCATTATTGATAAGCCAAAGTATTTATCCATATTTAACTGATGAAGCAAAAAAACAGTATAGCACTATTTTCCCGTCTCAGTTGGTCTAA
- a CDS encoding FAD-dependent monooxygenase, whose protein sequence is MTIDIIGAGIGGLTTAIALQQKGIRTRVFEQAENIKPVGAGIILANNAMQVYEKLGLRKMIEDNGNYISAMNITKANLNPISKIDLSFFEKKHKVKNIAIHRGTLQQILINELKSNDVNLNYRLKKIKPNDNGYSLTFENGKQIESATLIGADGLKSVVRQHLFPDTIIRNAKQICWRGVTDFKLPNTYKNELNEAWGKTDRFGFVKIAEHKVYWYALKSFKNDKNEFSVHDIEKYFDKYNSVIKSIISSTKKEEINTAEISDLKPTNFWYKEKVCLIGDAAHAMTPNMGQGACQAIEDAYILSECLHKYEVDQAFATFQKLRLPKAHQVVKASWMLGKIAHLSNPILIGIRNQLMSMTPSSFNRKQSEHIFQIPNL, encoded by the coding sequence ATGACTATAGATATTATCGGAGCAGGAATAGGAGGATTAACTACTGCAATTGCACTTCAACAAAAGGGGATTAGAACGAGAGTTTTTGAGCAAGCTGAAAATATAAAACCTGTTGGAGCGGGGATTATTTTAGCTAATAATGCAATGCAGGTGTATGAAAAACTAGGGCTGCGAAAAATGATTGAAGACAATGGAAATTACATTTCTGCAATGAACATCACTAAGGCAAATCTAAATCCTATTTCTAAAATTGATTTATCCTTTTTCGAAAAAAAACATAAAGTAAAGAATATTGCAATTCATCGAGGTACATTACAACAAATTTTAATTAATGAATTAAAATCTAATGATGTAAATTTAAATTATCGTCTAAAAAAGATAAAACCAAACGATAATGGATATTCACTAACGTTTGAAAATGGAAAGCAAATTGAATCTGCTACACTCATTGGTGCAGACGGACTAAAATCAGTTGTGCGACAACATTTGTTTCCAGATACTATAATAAGAAATGCTAAGCAAATTTGCTGGAGAGGAGTAACAGACTTTAAGCTTCCTAATACATACAAAAACGAACTCAATGAAGCTTGGGGAAAAACAGATCGATTCGGATTTGTTAAAATAGCAGAGCATAAAGTGTATTGGTATGCCTTGAAATCGTTTAAAAATGACAAAAACGAATTTTCTGTACATGATATTGAAAAGTACTTTGATAAGTACAATTCGGTTATTAAAAGTATAATTTCTTCAACTAAAAAAGAAGAAATAAATACAGCAGAAATATCAGATTTAAAACCGACTAATTTTTGGTATAAGGAAAAGGTTTGTCTTATTGGTGATGCAGCACATGCAATGACTCCAAATATGGGGCAAGGGGCATGCCAGGCAATAGAAGATGCTTATATTCTATCAGAGTGTTTACATAAATATGAAGTGGATCAAGCTTTTGCAACCTTTCAAAAATTAAGACTTCCTAAAGCACATCAAGTCGTAAAAGCGAGTTGGATGCTTGGAAAAATAGCACATTTATCAAATCCAATTTTAATCGGAATTCGAAATCAATTGATGAGCATGACACCTTCTTCATTCAATAGAAAACAATCTGAACACATCTTTCAAATCCCAAACTTATGA
- a CDS encoding pyridoxal phosphate-dependent decarboxylase family protein yields MDVHKILSERDETLNYAAQKAIDFLNEAQTRDIEPTEEALRNLSLLDTPFPETPIESKKVIQELEGIGSKAAMVTISPRFFGFVTGANLPVTVAAQWLAAAWDQLPNMAVLSPLACKLEQVAEKWLVNVLQLPKETRCSFVTGTTTADMVCLLGARNHVLEQYGWDIQTNGLFGAPKIRVLVGEEVHTTMLRALRAVGIGNAQIEKIPVDGNGAIDANKLPEFRDEPTIICLQAGNVDSGAFDPFDTIIDQAKKYNAWVHIDGAFGLWAASNPGLKYLMKGFEKADSWATDAHKWLNVPYDSGMAFYKDEMVIKKALTLKGNYLVQGNDDPMNRTLETSRRARGTEVWAALKSLGRKGVSDMIGKSCDLAKYFEQRLREEGFEIFNKVELNQVMVSFGSDEKTKAVIKAIQKEGTTWFGGTNWHGREAMRISTVGWSTTKEDIDLSMEALLKIVNQFN; encoded by the coding sequence ATGGATGTACATAAAATACTCTCTGAAAGAGACGAGACCTTAAATTATGCCGCACAAAAGGCAATAGACTTTTTAAACGAAGCGCAAACAAGAGACATAGAACCAACCGAAGAAGCTCTTAGAAACCTTTCGTTATTAGATACTCCTTTCCCTGAAACCCCAATAGAATCTAAAAAAGTTATTCAAGAACTAGAAGGTATAGGTAGTAAAGCAGCAATGGTAACAATCAGTCCACGATTTTTTGGGTTTGTAACCGGCGCTAATTTACCAGTTACTGTCGCTGCTCAATGGTTGGCTGCGGCTTGGGATCAATTACCTAATATGGCCGTGTTATCTCCATTAGCCTGTAAATTAGAGCAAGTAGCTGAAAAATGGTTGGTTAATGTTTTACAATTACCCAAAGAAACACGTTGTTCTTTTGTAACAGGCACCACAACTGCAGATATGGTTTGCTTACTGGGAGCTAGAAATCATGTTTTAGAGCAATATGGATGGGATATTCAAACCAATGGTTTATTCGGGGCTCCTAAAATCAGAGTTCTTGTAGGAGAAGAAGTGCATACTACAATGCTTAGAGCTTTAAGAGCAGTAGGTATTGGAAATGCTCAAATAGAAAAAATTCCGGTAGACGGCAATGGTGCAATAGATGCAAATAAACTTCCCGAATTTAGAGACGAACCCACAATTATTTGTTTACAGGCAGGAAATGTAGATTCTGGAGCATTTGATCCTTTTGATACGATAATTGATCAAGCGAAGAAGTACAATGCTTGGGTACATATTGATGGAGCATTTGGATTATGGGCAGCTTCAAATCCAGGACTAAAATATTTAATGAAAGGATTTGAAAAAGCAGATTCGTGGGCAACAGATGCGCATAAATGGTTAAATGTACCTTATGATTCTGGTATGGCATTTTACAAAGATGAAATGGTTATAAAAAAAGCACTTACATTAAAAGGCAATTATCTAGTACAAGGAAATGATGACCCAATGAACAGAACTTTAGAAACCTCAAGAAGAGCTAGAGGCACAGAAGTATGGGCTGCCTTAAAAAGTTTGGGACGAAAAGGAGTATCAGATATGATAGGTAAGTCTTGCGATTTGGCTAAATATTTTGAACAAAGATTAAGAGAAGAAGGGTTTGAAATTTTTAACAAAGTAGAACTTAATCAAGTAATGGTTTCTTTTGGTTCGGATGAAAAAACTAAAGCTGTAATAAAAGCTATACAAAAAGAAGGTACAACCTGGTTTGGCGGTACAAATTGGCATGGGAGAGAAGCTATGCGTATAAGTACTGTAGGATGGTCTACTACTAAAGAAGATATTGATTTAAGTATGGAAGCATTGCTTAAAATTGTGAATCAGTTTAATTAA
- a CDS encoding aminoglycoside N(3)-acetyltransferase, whose protein sequence is MTELQPISKSELIKDFRAMGVKAGMNLMLHSSLSKIGWVIGGAQTVVSALIDIIGKEGTIVMPAATPFCLHPNDWDEAKIRENWIPKIVEHLPVFDLNTTPTTMGAIPETFRNWPKTLRSDHPISSVSAWGKLSSEITKSHTLEISEGENTPYEKVYDLNFEILLLGVGFNRCTMLHFAESKSKNRRTTTSRYPIFRNTKRVWVEVEDMGNDNGTYFPKIGASYLKDRKASMGKIGMADSMLFSARTLVDYGTSYFDNMNI, encoded by the coding sequence ATGACAGAACTTCAGCCAATTTCTAAAAGTGAATTGATTAAAGATTTTAGGGCGATGGGAGTTAAAGCAGGAATGAATCTAATGCTCCATTCTTCGTTAAGTAAGATTGGTTGGGTAATTGGAGGAGCACAAACGGTTGTGAGTGCACTAATTGATATTATTGGTAAAGAAGGAACTATTGTTATGCCTGCTGCAACCCCATTTTGTTTACACCCTAATGATTGGGACGAAGCTAAAATTCGAGAAAACTGGATACCAAAAATCGTTGAACATTTACCTGTGTTCGACCTCAATACAACGCCAACAACAATGGGAGCAATACCAGAAACATTTAGGAATTGGCCCAAAACTTTGCGAAGTGATCACCCTATTAGCTCGGTGTCTGCCTGGGGGAAACTCTCAAGTGAAATTACAAAATCTCATACTTTAGAAATTTCGGAGGGAGAAAATACTCCTTACGAAAAGGTTTATGACCTTAATTTCGAAATACTTCTATTGGGAGTAGGGTTTAATCGATGTACCATGCTTCATTTTGCAGAATCAAAATCAAAAAACAGGAGAACTACAACTAGTAGATATCCAATTTTTCGTAATACTAAAAGAGTATGGGTTGAAGTAGAGGATATGGGAAATGATAATGGTACTTATTTTCCTAAAATAGGAGCGTCATATTTGAAGGATAGAAAAGCAAGTATGGGAAAAATAGGAATGGCAGATTCAATGCTATTCTCGGCAAGAACGTTGGTTGATTACGGAACGAGTTATTTTGATAACATGAATATATAA
- a CDS encoding GNAT family N-acetyltransferase translates to MIILKRLEIEDLDNYEFWKHPKHSYHLLNGPYFKKATKTEIEKEMQTLKIKLQNDKNILENLRIITNENNEMIGEVSWYWKSKETNWLEVGIVIFNEKFWIIGIGYTALKLWINEVFRIKDSIVRIGITTWSGNVGMIKLAKKLGMKEEARYKKARIVNEEYFDSVSYGILREEWENNEL, encoded by the coding sequence ATGATAATACTTAAAAGGCTGGAAATAGAGGATCTTGATAATTATGAATTTTGGAAACATCCAAAACATAGCTATCATTTATTAAATGGACCATATTTTAAGAAAGCTACCAAAACAGAAATTGAAAAAGAGATGCAAACCTTAAAAATTAAACTTCAAAACGATAAGAATATACTTGAAAACCTAAGAATAATTACCAACGAAAATAACGAAATGATTGGAGAAGTAAGCTGGTATTGGAAATCAAAAGAAACCAATTGGCTTGAAGTAGGAATTGTTATTTTCAATGAAAAGTTTTGGATTATAGGAATTGGTTATACAGCTCTTAAGCTATGGATAAATGAGGTTTTTAGAATTAAGGATAGTATTGTAAGGATCGGTATTACTACCTGGTCTGGAAATGTAGGTATGATTAAACTTGCTAAAAAACTAGGAATGAAGGAAGAAGCAAGATATAAGAAAGCAAGAATTGTTAATGAAGAATATTTCGATTCAGTTAGTTATGGAATATTAAGAGAAGAATGGGAAAATAATGAACTATAA
- a CDS encoding DUF6882 domain-containing protein, whose protein sequence is MSIFKKIFGNKQESNVESSMNTDGFIKLSKSSYDNFSDLLEQHGALSFEKQQNFNELTGEHSWNINLNEGLITFGEYSFPFEVIGSLSFNDFSWMWGWANEKSGIPASLLESSLKLKSIGEQNNIEEFVNKHFSVDEGFEHKMGLIVSGMLNADAYFCANYGQGTMVVTIKSKDIPRIDNNRLEKVITNFPQLISSIEMNHKNAFLNYLIDKDFEIKNQENTIEGLKNGKILVAEFDELGRLKNLNGKI, encoded by the coding sequence ATGAGCATCTTCAAAAAAATATTTGGAAATAAGCAAGAATCAAACGTTGAATCAAGTATGAATACTGATGGATTTATAAAACTATCGAAATCAAGTTATGATAACTTCTCTGATTTACTCGAGCAACATGGGGCTTTGTCTTTTGAAAAACAGCAGAATTTTAATGAGTTAACAGGTGAACATTCCTGGAATATAAATCTAAATGAAGGTCTTATCACCTTTGGAGAATATAGCTTTCCTTTTGAAGTGATTGGCTCTTTGTCTTTTAATGATTTTTCCTGGATGTGGGGATGGGCAAATGAAAAGAGCGGTATACCTGCTAGTTTATTAGAAAGTTCTTTAAAATTAAAAAGTATTGGAGAGCAAAATAATATAGAAGAATTTGTAAATAAACATTTTTCTGTAGATGAAGGATTTGAGCATAAAATGGGACTTATTGTAAGTGGTATGCTGAATGCTGACGCTTATTTTTGTGCAAATTATGGGCAAGGAACAATGGTTGTTACGATAAAGAGTAAAGACATACCTAGAATAGATAATAACCGACTTGAAAAAGTAATAACCAACTTTCCTCAACTTATTAGTAGTATTGAGATGAATCATAAAAATGCGTTTCTGAACTATTTAATTGATAAGGATTTTGAAATAAAGAATCAAGAAAATACGATAGAGGGATTAAAAAATGGAAAAATACTAGTTGCAGAATTTGATGAATTGGGAAGGCTTAAAAATCTAAATGGAAAGATCTAA
- a CDS encoding VOC family protein has protein sequence MKLNAGIITEKLTETKEFYTKVLDFGVTFENEFYLLMHTPNRQAEISFLLPNHPTQKPIFQKPFAGNGMYLTIEVDDVDKIYTEIKKKGVNIEIDVRNEPWGDRHFAIVDPNGIGIDLVTYTKPE, from the coding sequence ATGAAACTAAATGCAGGAATTATCACCGAAAAATTAACCGAAACTAAAGAGTTTTACACAAAAGTACTCGATTTTGGAGTTACATTTGAAAATGAATTTTATCTGTTAATGCACACTCCTAATCGTCAAGCTGAAATTAGTTTTTTACTACCTAATCATCCAACACAAAAACCTATATTTCAAAAACCCTTTGCTGGTAATGGTATGTATCTTACTATTGAAGTTGATGATGTAGACAAAATCTATACTGAAATTAAAAAGAAAGGTGTAAACATTGAAATTGACGTGCGCAATGAACCATGGGGAGACAGACACTTTGCTATTGTAGATCCTAACGGAATAGGTATTGATTTAGTTACGTACACAAAACCAGAATAA
- a CDS encoding RDD family protein, whose protein sequence is MPYDPRIQGNQILRVIAKLIDILPYLVIMYFVELNLWIKIFISTILLIIQNTFLETIYGKTIGKQIFKIRVIDDKASNPDFILSLNRNILSILNLIPIYIFGDSNNPYKNEGFRFYMNLNNNICKTHIIKESKLIEIKKIQKE, encoded by the coding sequence ATGCCCTATGATCCCAGAATTCAAGGTAATCAAATATTAAGAGTAATAGCCAAATTAATTGATATATTACCATATCTAGTAATAATGTATTTTGTTGAATTAAATCTTTGGATAAAAATATTTATAAGTACAATTTTATTAATAATCCAAAATACATTTTTAGAAACTATTTATGGAAAAACTATTGGCAAACAAATTTTTAAAATAAGAGTAATCGATGACAAAGCATCGAATCCGGATTTTATTCTATCTCTAAACCGAAATATTCTTAGTATTTTGAATTTAATTCCCATCTATATTTTTGGAGATTCAAATAATCCATACAAAAATGAAGGCTTTAGATTTTATATGAACCTAAACAACAACATTTGTAAAACACACATTATTAAGGAATCAAAATTAATTGAAATAAAAAAAATACAAAAAGAATAA
- a CDS encoding DUF3995 domain-containing protein, with protein MITTILSIILCLIFVVLGGFHFYWLFGGVWGLRKVIPTKGNEKNTLAIPKFATLVVGLILVAFGLVYLIKSGFISVQFPNWITIYGYWFIPSIFILRAIGEFKYVGYFKKIKNTEFSKADSKIFSPLCLVIGIIGILIQLIK; from the coding sequence ATGATTACTACAATACTATCTATAATTTTATGTTTAATTTTTGTAGTACTTGGAGGCTTTCATTTCTACTGGCTTTTTGGAGGCGTATGGGGATTAAGAAAGGTTATTCCTACAAAAGGAAATGAGAAAAATACGCTAGCCATTCCTAAATTCGCAACCTTAGTGGTTGGACTTATATTGGTTGCATTTGGATTGGTTTATCTTATAAAATCCGGATTTATAAGTGTTCAGTTTCCAAATTGGATAACAATCTATGGATATTGGTTTATTCCTTCTATTTTTATCTTACGGGCCATTGGAGAGTTTAAATACGTCGGCTATTTCAAAAAAATAAAGAATACCGAATTTTCGAAAGCAGATTCAAAAATATTTTCCCCATTATGTCTGGTAATTGGGATAATCGGGATATTAATACAACTAATAAAATAA
- a CDS encoding AraC family transcriptional regulator produces the protein MKQAKIIKNNVLKYHVSHDISGVELMNANFKSNKASLHYHPEFIIGVMENGVQAYCPKSPKDKLISKGCISMINPGRIHSNKSIDDKGYRYRTFNVQPEILQQIANDIAQDEISLPNFDNLTVKDKHLEERLLHLHNYLFLNEFDTIQNQNCFYEAFAYLIKTHGSNKLKGIKASANSIITNRVKDYLHTYFDSKITLEQLAEVSGVSSYYLNRIFSKTVGLPPHKYLINLRLNKAQELLKKSNSVTEVGYMVGFFDQSHFIRNFKLFLGITPKQYQAAIG, from the coding sequence ATGAAACAAGCAAAAATTATAAAAAATAATGTCCTGAAATATCATGTTAGTCATGATATTTCAGGCGTTGAATTAATGAATGCTAATTTCAAATCCAATAAAGCTTCTTTACATTATCATCCTGAATTTATTATTGGTGTTATGGAAAACGGAGTACAGGCATATTGTCCTAAATCACCTAAAGATAAATTAATTTCTAAGGGATGTATTTCAATGATTAATCCGGGAAGAATACACAGCAATAAAAGTATTGATGACAAAGGGTACAGATATAGAACATTTAATGTTCAACCAGAAATTCTTCAACAAATTGCAAATGATATAGCGCAGGATGAAATTTCACTTCCAAATTTTGACAATCTTACTGTAAAAGACAAACATTTAGAAGAAAGATTATTACATCTGCATAATTATCTTTTTTTAAATGAATTTGATACTATTCAGAACCAAAACTGTTTTTATGAAGCATTTGCATACCTTATAAAAACTCATGGTTCAAATAAGCTAAAAGGAATTAAAGCATCTGCTAATTCGATAATTACCAACCGTGTTAAAGATTATTTACATACCTATTTTGATTCTAAAATAACATTAGAACAATTGGCAGAGGTTTCAGGAGTAAGTTCTTATTATCTAAATAGAATTTTTTCAAAAACAGTGGGCTTACCTCCTCATAAGTATTTGATTAACTTAAGGTTAAATAAAGCTCAGGAACTATTAAAAAAGAGTAATTCTGTTACTGAGGTAGGGTATATGGTTGGATTTTTTGATCAAAGCCATTTCATAAGAAATTTCAAGTTATTTCTCGGGATAACACCTAAACAATATCAGGCTGCTATAGGTTAA